In a genomic window of Holophagaceae bacterium:
- a CDS encoding division/cell wall cluster transcriptional repressor MraZ: protein MRLRGNSPATVDEKGRLKLPTSFKADLDTFATSEGGGSSRHYLTSMDGIAGRLYPMPIWEAIEARLGALPSTNPAKRKFLEITAYYGSEVEPDAQGRFVIPGILREAAKLQGEVAILGQMDHLAIWSRSNFERRLATEPLTAEDLAQLADLGI from the coding sequence CTGCGACTCCGCGGCAATTCACCGGCCACGGTGGACGAAAAAGGGCGGCTCAAGCTGCCTACGTCCTTCAAGGCCGACCTGGATACCTTCGCCACCAGCGAGGGTGGGGGAAGCTCCCGCCATTACCTGACTTCCATGGACGGCATCGCGGGGCGCCTCTACCCCATGCCCATCTGGGAGGCCATCGAGGCCCGCCTGGGCGCCCTGCCTTCCACCAATCCCGCCAAGCGCAAGTTCCTTGAAATCACGGCCTATTACGGCAGCGAAGTGGAGCCGGACGCCCAGGGCCGCTTCGTCATCCCGGGAATCCTCCGGGAAGCCGCCAAGCTGCAAGGCGAGGTGGCCATCCTGGGCCAGATGGACCATCTGGCCATCTGGAGCCGTTCCAACTTCGAGCGCCGCCTGGCCACCGAGCCTCTCACGGCCGAGGACCTGGCCCAGCTTGCGGATCTGGGGATATAG
- a CDS encoding PAS domain-containing protein, with the protein MNRTPQLPAPSLAALALVVLGTWMVMSLGQPLGLILGGPCFLTGVGLLLLQGFLHFDSQARVKSELEQENQSLKDLSRQEDHLRQGILANLREGVVLLDSGKEVRLYNPAAQLLLSTSSRLTMGGSLPGVFREPETLRCIELAYAGRETEWTLRRDPRSLRLRATPFESADGSRSVLLTLDDITRQEALETTRQKFISNASHELKTPVTSIRLATENLLDGGFVAPGGENNLKAILRSVDRMTMLLNDISELSRIETGALRLEARPIQLAPFLPQMVEEMRHQAEPRRIALRADLQPGLEGLAIQADPLRLHQLLENLLSNAIKFSPEGSEVVLRVQQNEPWLVFSVLDSGPGIAESDAKRIFERFYRAASTRGVPGTGLGLAIVKHLVLLMGGEVSLQSELGKGSTFTVKLPMG; encoded by the coding sequence ATGAATCGAACGCCCCAACTCCCCGCCCCGTCCCTCGCCGCATTGGCCCTGGTGGTCCTGGGCACCTGGATGGTGATGTCCCTGGGCCAGCCCCTGGGCCTCATCCTGGGCGGGCCCTGCTTCCTGACGGGCGTCGGCCTGCTGCTGCTCCAGGGCTTCCTGCATTTCGATTCCCAGGCCCGGGTCAAGTCGGAGCTGGAGCAGGAAAACCAGTCCTTGAAGGACCTCAGCCGCCAAGAGGACCATCTGCGCCAGGGAATCCTGGCGAACCTGCGGGAAGGCGTGGTGCTCCTGGACTCCGGGAAGGAAGTCCGCCTTTACAACCCCGCTGCCCAATTGCTGCTCAGCACCTCAAGCCGCCTCACCATGGGCGGTTCCCTGCCCGGGGTCTTCCGGGAACCCGAGACCCTGCGGTGCATCGAACTGGCTTACGCCGGCAGGGAAACCGAATGGACCCTACGCCGGGATCCCCGGTCGCTCCGCTTGAGGGCCACCCCCTTTGAATCAGCGGATGGAAGCCGCAGCGTGCTGCTTACGCTGGACGACATCACCCGCCAGGAAGCCCTGGAAACCACACGCCAGAAATTCATCTCCAACGCCAGCCACGAACTCAAGACGCCCGTCACCAGCATCCGGCTCGCCACCGAAAATTTGCTGGACGGCGGTTTCGTGGCTCCGGGCGGAGAAAACAATCTGAAGGCCATCCTCCGTTCCGTGGACCGGATGACCATGCTGCTGAACGACATCTCAGAGCTTTCGCGCATCGAGACCGGCGCGCTGCGGCTGGAAGCCAGGCCCATCCAGCTCGCGCCCTTCCTGCCCCAGATGGTCGAGGAGATGCGCCACCAGGCGGAACCACGGCGCATCGCGTTGAGAGCGGATCTGCAACCGGGTCTCGAAGGGCTGGCCATACAGGCTGATCCCCTGCGCCTGCACCAACTGCTGGAAAACCTGCTCTCCAACGCCATCAAGTTCAGCCCCGAGGGCTCCGAGGTGGTCCTGCGGGTCCAGCAGAACGAGCCCTGGCTTGTCTTCAGCGTGCTGGATTCAGGACCCGGCATCGCCGAGAGCGACGCCAAGCGGATCTTCGAGCGGTTCTACCGGGCGGCCTCCACCCGCGGCGTCCCCGGCACCGGCCTGGGCCTCGCCATCGTCAAGCATCTGGTCCTGCTCATGGGCGGCGAAGTCAGCCTGCAAAGCGAACTGGGAAAGGGATCCACGTTCACTGTGAAACTGCCGATGGGCTGA
- a CDS encoding histidine triad nucleotide-binding protein, with protein MSECLFCRIARKEIPSGVVYEDEELLAFKDISPQAPVHLLIIPKIHCEGLNDLTPEVEKAAARIPAVAAQLAKEFGTAHSGYRLIANCGSDAGQTVFHLHYHLLGGRVLGGKLCQ; from the coding sequence ATGAGCGAATGTCTGTTCTGCCGGATCGCGAGGAAGGAAATTCCCTCAGGCGTAGTGTACGAGGACGAGGAGCTTCTGGCCTTCAAGGACATCTCGCCTCAGGCGCCGGTGCACCTGCTCATCATCCCCAAGATCCACTGCGAGGGGCTCAACGACCTGACGCCCGAAGTCGAAAAAGCCGCCGCGCGCATTCCCGCGGTGGCCGCGCAGCTCGCGAAGGAATTCGGAACCGCCCACAGCGGTTATCGGCTGATCGCCAATTGCGGCTCCGACGCGGGCCAGACGGTCTTCCATCTGCACTACCACCTGCTGGGAGGGAGAGTGCTTGGGGGGAAGCTGTGCCAATGA